In Lautropia mirabilis, one DNA window encodes the following:
- the gatA gene encoding Asp-tRNA(Asn)/Glu-tRNA(Gln) amidotransferase subunit GatA, which translates to MSTTKTLLETGNLGAIGAALQAGDVSARELAEHCLAAAAASDINAFVDVQPELTLAQADEADARLAAARQSGERASPLLGVPMAHKDVFVTRGWKSTAGSKMLADYQSPFDATVVRKVREAGAVCVGKLNCDEFAMGSGNENSFFGPVKNPWDPSRVAGGSSGGSAAAVAAGLVPVSTGTDTGGSVRQPAAMCGVTGIKPTYGRVSRYGMIAFASSLDQAGVFARSAADCALLLSAMAGFDERDATSLRAPADDLATVPAADWGGNADMPLKGLRVGVPDEFLGESLAPAVRDAVRAALARFEALGATLVPVSLPHTELSIPAYYVIAPAEASSNLARFDGVRYGHRSADASDLKSLYMNSRAEGFGPEVKRRIMIGTYVLSHGYYDAYYRKAQQLRRMIADDFTRVFADVDVIAGPVSPETAWPIGQQTDDPVRNYLADIYTLPASLAGLPGLSLPCGFDAAGLPVGLQLVGPALTEARLLSIGHTYQQHTDWHLRRPGQGA; encoded by the coding sequence ATGAGCACAACCAAGACCCTGCTGGAAACCGGCAACCTCGGCGCCATCGGCGCCGCCCTGCAGGCCGGTGACGTCTCGGCCCGCGAACTGGCCGAACACTGCCTGGCGGCCGCTGCCGCCAGCGACATCAATGCCTTCGTGGACGTGCAGCCCGAGCTGACGCTGGCCCAGGCCGACGAGGCCGATGCCCGGCTGGCCGCTGCCCGCCAGTCCGGCGAGCGCGCAAGCCCGCTGCTGGGCGTGCCCATGGCCCACAAGGATGTCTTCGTCACCCGCGGCTGGAAGTCCACTGCCGGCTCGAAGATGCTGGCGGACTACCAGAGCCCCTTTGACGCCACCGTTGTGCGCAAGGTGCGCGAGGCCGGTGCCGTCTGCGTCGGCAAGCTCAACTGCGACGAATTCGCCATGGGGTCGGGCAACGAGAACTCGTTCTTCGGCCCGGTGAAGAACCCCTGGGATCCGTCCCGCGTGGCCGGTGGCTCGTCGGGTGGCTCGGCCGCTGCCGTGGCAGCTGGCCTGGTGCCGGTCTCCACCGGGACCGACACCGGCGGTTCGGTGCGCCAGCCGGCGGCCATGTGCGGCGTCACCGGCATCAAGCCCACCTACGGGCGCGTCTCGCGCTACGGCATGATCGCCTTCGCCAGCAGTCTGGATCAGGCCGGCGTGTTTGCACGCTCGGCCGCCGACTGCGCGCTGCTGCTGTCGGCCATGGCCGGCTTCGATGAGCGCGACGCCACCAGCCTGCGCGCCCCGGCCGATGACCTGGCCACCGTGCCCGCCGCTGACTGGGGTGGCAACGCCGACATGCCGCTCAAGGGCCTGCGCGTTGGCGTGCCCGACGAGTTCCTGGGCGAGAGCCTGGCCCCGGCCGTGCGTGACGCGGTGCGGGCGGCGCTGGCCCGCTTCGAGGCCCTGGGGGCCACGCTGGTGCCGGTCTCGCTGCCGCATACCGAGCTGTCCATCCCGGCCTATTACGTCATCGCCCCGGCTGAAGCCTCCAGTAACCTGGCGCGCTTTGACGGTGTGCGCTACGGCCACCGCAGCGCTGATGCATCCGACCTGAAGTCGCTCTACATGAACAGCCGCGCCGAGGGCTTTGGTCCTGAAGTGAAGCGCCGCATCATGATCGGCACCTACGTGCTCTCGCACGGCTACTACGACGCCTACTACCGCAAGGCCCAGCAGCTGCGCCGGATGATCGCCGACGACTTCACGCGCGTCTTTGCGGACGTGGACGTGATTGCCGGTCCGGTCTCGCCCGAGACGGCCTGGCCCATCGGTCAGCAGACCGATGATCCGGTGCGCAACTACCTGGCCGACATCTACACGCTGCCCGCCTCGCTGGCCGGCCTGCCGGGCCTGTCGCTGCCCTGCGGCTTCGACGCCGCCGGCCTGCCCGTGGGCCTGCAGCTGGTGGGGCCTGCGCTGACCGAAGCGCGGTTGCTGTCCATCGGCCACACCTACCAGCAGCACACCGACTGGCACCTGCGCCGGCCGGGGCAGGGGGCCTGA
- the gatC gene encoding Asp-tRNA(Asn)/Glu-tRNA(Gln) amidotransferase subunit GatC, which yields MSLTSDDISRLGELARIRLDDAERAHMLAQLDDIFGIIEKLRAVDTTGVEPMTHAGHVGQRLRDDVVTESDHRAENQRSAPSVADGLYLVPRVVE from the coding sequence ATGTCACTCACGTCCGACGACATTTCACGTCTCGGCGAACTTGCCCGCATCCGGCTGGATGATGCGGAGCGCGCCCACATGCTGGCCCAGCTCGACGACATCTTCGGCATCATCGAGAAGCTGCGTGCCGTCGACACCACCGGCGTCGAGCCCATGACCCACGCCGGCCATGTCGGCCAGCGACTGCGTGACGATGTCGTCACCGAAAGCGATCATCGCGCCGAGAACCAGCGTTCCGCGCCGTCCGTGGCCGATGGCCTGTACCTCGTCCCGCGGGTGGTGGAGTAA
- a CDS encoding rod shape-determining protein, with protein MLGFIKKYFSNDLAIDLGTANTLIYAKGKGIVLDEPSVVAIRTDTAPGGKRTITAVGREAKLMLGKVPGNMQAIRPMKDGVIADFTVTEQMLKQFVRMAHPGTVFAPNPRIVICVPCGSTQVERRAIRESALGAGASEVYLLEEPVAAAIGAGLPVSEATGSMVIDIGGGTTEIGVISLGGIVHANSLRVAGDRFDEAIITYVRRNYGMLIGESTAEQIKKEVASAFPDGQSKEIEVKGRNLSEGIPRAFRISTNEIREALTAPLNHIVSAVKIALEEVPPEIGADISERGIMLTGGGAMIPGLDRLLAEETGLPTLISDEPLTCVVRGCGLALERMDELGGIFTHE; from the coding sequence ATGCTCGGTTTCATCAAGAAATACTTTTCGAACGACCTGGCCATCGACCTGGGAACGGCCAACACCCTGATCTATGCCAAGGGCAAGGGCATCGTGCTGGACGAGCCTTCGGTGGTGGCGATCCGGACCGACACGGCCCCGGGCGGCAAGCGCACCATCACGGCCGTGGGCCGCGAGGCCAAGCTGATGCTGGGCAAGGTTCCCGGCAACATGCAGGCCATCCGCCCGATGAAGGACGGCGTGATTGCCGACTTCACGGTCACCGAACAGATGCTCAAGCAGTTCGTGCGCATGGCGCATCCGGGCACGGTGTTCGCGCCCAACCCGCGCATCGTCATCTGTGTTCCCTGTGGCTCCACCCAGGTGGAGCGGCGCGCCATCCGCGAATCGGCGCTGGGCGCAGGCGCTTCCGAGGTGTATCTGCTGGAAGAACCCGTGGCGGCTGCCATCGGTGCAGGGCTGCCGGTCTCCGAAGCCACCGGCTCGATGGTGATCGACATCGGCGGCGGCACCACCGAAATTGGCGTGATTTCCCTGGGCGGCATCGTGCACGCCAATTCGCTGCGCGTGGCCGGTGACCGCTTCGACGAGGCGATCATCACCTACGTGCGCCGCAATTACGGGATGCTGATCGGCGAAAGCACGGCCGAACAGATCAAGAAGGAAGTGGCGTCGGCCTTCCCTGACGGACAGAGCAAGGAAATCGAGGTCAAGGGCCGCAACCTGTCCGAGGGCATTCCGCGCGCCTTCCGCATCAGCACCAACGAGATCCGCGAGGCACTCACCGCACCGCTGAACCATATCGTCTCGGCGGTGAAGATCGCGCTGGAAGAGGTGCCGCCGGAAATTGGCGCCGACATCTCGGAACGCGGCATCATGCTGACCGGGGGTGGTGCGATGATCCCCGGTCTGGACCGGCTGCTGGCCGAGGAGACCGGGCTGCCCACCCTGATTTCCGATGAACCCCTCACCTGTGTCGTGCGCGGCTGCGGCCTGGCCCTGGAGCGCATGGACGAACTGGGTGGTATCTTCACCCACGAATGA
- the mreC gene encoding rod shape-determining protein MreC has product MTARYHAPDAPKPGIAILLSLLALALMFADARLGVLAPVRQVLGGALYPVQAALAWPMQQVESFEGYFDDMETLRNDNRLLRTVLIQQAGVLAATERLRQENESLRDLAGLRLQIPQAAIVAETVMQPRNAGTRRRLLDRGSHHGVAAGQPVIDARGVIGQITRVYPFSSEMTLITDPVMSVPVSVRRNGLHALAFGTPSPALMELRFQSKEADIQIGDVLQTSGLDFLYPPGVPVGVVEDVTLPADEPFAQVTVRPLANLTDPRLVLVLQPDTSAIPAQDEAAPPTRHTPQAPTPDMSSPDTSAGMSHAPSHAADAAEQNDADPTASTPGAALP; this is encoded by the coding sequence ATGACTGCCCGCTACCACGCGCCGGATGCTCCAAAGCCCGGCATCGCCATCCTCCTCTCGCTGCTGGCCCTGGCACTGATGTTTGCCGACGCCCGGCTGGGAGTGCTTGCGCCGGTGCGTCAGGTCCTGGGCGGTGCGCTGTATCCGGTGCAGGCGGCGCTGGCCTGGCCCATGCAGCAGGTCGAGTCCTTCGAGGGCTACTTCGACGACATGGAGACGTTGCGCAACGACAACAGACTGTTGCGCACCGTCCTCATCCAGCAGGCAGGCGTGCTGGCCGCCACCGAGCGGCTGCGCCAGGAGAATGAGTCGCTGCGTGACCTGGCCGGACTGCGGCTGCAGATCCCGCAGGCCGCCATCGTGGCCGAGACCGTGATGCAGCCGCGCAACGCGGGCACGCGCCGTCGTCTGCTGGACCGGGGCAGCCACCATGGCGTGGCCGCCGGACAGCCGGTCATCGACGCCCGGGGCGTCATCGGTCAGATCACGCGCGTCTATCCGTTCAGCAGCGAGATGACGCTGATCACCGATCCCGTGATGAGCGTGCCGGTGAGCGTTCGGCGCAACGGTCTGCACGCGCTGGCCTTCGGTACCCCCAGCCCGGCGCTGATGGAGCTGCGCTTCCAGAGCAAGGAAGCCGACATCCAGATTGGCGACGTGCTGCAGACCTCGGGTCTGGATTTCCTGTATCCGCCCGGTGTTCCGGTGGGCGTGGTGGAGGACGTGACGCTGCCTGCCGATGAGCCCTTTGCGCAGGTGACAGTGCGGCCGCTGGCCAACCTGACCGACCCGCGCCTGGTGCTGGTGCTGCAACCCGATACCTCGGCCATTCCCGCCCAGGATGAAGCAGCCCCGCCCACCCGGCACACGCCGCAAGCGCCAACGCCGGACATGTCCTCCCCGGATACGTCTGCCGGGATGTCGCACGCACCGAGCCATGCGGCGGACGCTGCCGAGCAGAACGATG